One window from the genome of Haloprofundus halobius encodes:
- a CDS encoding FlaD/FlaE family flagellar protein: MDIGNVLRSLGLEALAPQLQERREESDRAGDDAGDGADEAAEFDEEGGPSDDGADADVAAGGDAIEDLRHELDQVAADLETTQSKLRAVQSERDEMVERLDGLEDDTAQLLGVYDRLTAQVNPFDEQWRQSAETAHADAESRYGVVTPTEPVRSEPVDVDDGGFDEPDDDAFDVSPPDIETPPAPPAGVRAAAPAGASDVYLRGLAPSFATEVLLMEWMTLLIDSAGPGGAMKAVDYYERINWIDESVKDHLEDLLGGVQTAPLAAEGVVDDLTSEEHSQSFAYIMKLDGLRATVASA, from the coding sequence ATGGATATCGGAAACGTTCTGCGCTCGCTCGGTTTGGAAGCGCTCGCTCCCCAGTTGCAGGAGAGGCGAGAGGAGTCCGACCGCGCCGGCGACGACGCCGGCGACGGTGCCGACGAGGCCGCAGAATTCGACGAGGAGGGAGGCCCGAGCGACGATGGTGCCGACGCCGACGTCGCCGCCGGGGGCGACGCCATCGAAGACCTGCGTCACGAACTCGACCAGGTCGCCGCCGATTTGGAGACCACGCAGTCGAAACTGCGAGCCGTCCAGAGCGAACGCGACGAGATGGTCGAGCGGTTGGACGGACTCGAAGACGACACCGCACAGCTGTTGGGCGTGTACGACCGTCTGACGGCGCAGGTCAACCCGTTCGACGAACAGTGGCGGCAGTCGGCGGAGACGGCGCACGCCGACGCGGAGTCGCGCTACGGCGTCGTCACCCCGACGGAGCCCGTCCGTTCCGAGCCGGTCGACGTCGACGACGGCGGCTTCGACGAACCGGACGACGACGCGTTCGACGTTTCGCCGCCGGACATCGAGACACCGCCCGCGCCGCCCGCCGGCGTTCGCGCGGCCGCCCCCGCGGGGGCGTCCGACGTGTACCTGCGCGGACTCGCGCCGTCGTTCGCCACGGAGGTGTTGTTGATGGAGTGGATGACGCTGCTCATCGACAGCGCGGGTCCCGGCGGTGCGATGAAGGCCGTCGACTACTACGAGCGGATCAACTGGATAGACGAATCGGTCAAAGACCACCTCGAGGACCTGCTCGGTGGTGTCCAGACCGCGCCGCTTGCGGCCGAGGGTGTGGTCGACGACCTGACGAGCGAGGAACACAGCCAGAGCTTCGCCTACATCATGAAGCTCGACGGGCTCCGAGCCACCGTCGCCTCGGCCTGA
- a CDS encoding ATPase domain-containing protein, with protein MNGYYSLGLTDRDRIDASFGGGLPRGSLVLIEGGHGAGKSALTQRFCYGFCETGHSVTYVSTELEAAGFVSQMRSLSYSVVSHLLAEQMLFLHADVDTRDRMDGREAGLDGREMLTRLMHAETMWRSDVVIIDGFDSILLHDPRFEAISDENDEDDLMQNLITFFRQIVTDGTTVVFTVNPDSLSPNTLRPLRTVSDVYLDIETKSVGSEIRRNALVRKFGGMGEQVDDNIGFTVQSGRGISIVSRTVA; from the coding sequence ATGAACGGATACTACTCACTCGGACTGACGGACCGCGACCGAATCGACGCCTCCTTCGGCGGTGGCCTGCCGCGGGGCAGTCTCGTCCTCATCGAGGGCGGCCACGGTGCGGGCAAGAGCGCACTCACCCAACGATTCTGTTATGGGTTCTGCGAGACCGGCCACTCGGTGACGTACGTCTCGACGGAACTGGAGGCGGCCGGGTTCGTCTCGCAGATGCGTTCGCTGTCGTACAGCGTCGTCAGCCACCTGCTCGCAGAGCAGATGTTGTTCCTGCACGCGGACGTGGACACCCGAGACCGGATGGACGGGCGGGAGGCGGGTCTCGACGGCCGCGAGATGCTGACGCGACTGATGCACGCGGAGACGATGTGGCGGAGCGATGTGGTCATCATCGACGGCTTCGACTCCATCCTCCTGCACGACCCGCGTTTCGAGGCCATCAGCGACGAGAACGACGAGGACGACCTGATGCAGAACCTCATCACGTTCTTCCGGCAGATCGTCACCGACGGGACGACGGTCGTCTTTACGGTGAATCCCGACTCGCTCAGTCCGAACACGCTCCGCCCGCTCCGGACGGTGTCGGACGTCTACCTCGACATCGAGACCAAGAGCGTCGGCAGCGAGATTCGCCGCAACGCGCTCGTCCGCAAGTTCGGCGGCATGGGCGAGCAGGTCGACGACAACATCGGCTTCACCGTCCAGTCGGGTCGCGGCATCAGCATCGTGAGTCGGACGGTGGCCTGA
- a CDS encoding flagellar protein G, with protein MSSSGITQLVLFIAALTVAAGVATTLTANVNDISGSLDSRGDNIVEGIDTDIEIISDPGSPESIYDDTEDNETVTLLVKNTGERTLSTERGVDVVVDGRYIPVDTVTVVSDASAWRPGQTVRVTASAALDPGDHRAVVHVDGDSAELLFRTEST; from the coding sequence ATGTCCAGCAGCGGCATCACCCAACTCGTGCTGTTCATCGCGGCGTTGACCGTCGCCGCGGGCGTCGCGACGACGCTGACCGCGAACGTCAACGACATCAGCGGTTCGCTCGACAGCCGCGGCGACAACATCGTCGAAGGAATCGACACCGACATCGAGATAATCAGCGACCCGGGAAGCCCCGAGTCGATCTACGACGACACGGAGGACAACGAGACCGTCACGCTGCTCGTCAAGAACACCGGCGAGCGCACGCTCTCGACGGAGAGAGGCGTCGACGTGGTCGTCGACGGGCGGTACATACCGGTCGACACCGTCACCGTCGTCAGCGACGCGTCGGCGTGGCGACCCGGTCAGACCGTCCGCGTCACCGCATCGGCCGCGCTCGACCCCGGCGACCACCGGGCTGTCGTCCACGTCGACGGCGACTCCGCGGAACTGCTGTTCCGCACCGAATCAACCTAA